Proteins encoded in a region of the Globicephala melas chromosome 1, mGloMel1.2, whole genome shotgun sequence genome:
- the PRUNE1 gene encoding exopolyphosphatase PRUNE1 isoform X1, producing the protein MEDYLQGCRVALQESRPIHVVLGNEACDLDSMVSALALAFYLAKTTEAEEVFVPVLNIKRSELPLRGDNVFFLQKTHIPESLLIFRDEIDLHALQQAGQLTLILVDHHVLPKSDAALEEAVAEVLDHRPIDQKHCPPCHVSVELVGSCATLVAERILQGAPEILDWQTAALLHGTIILDCVNMDPKIGKATLKDNQYVENLEALFPNLPKRNDIFDSLQKAKFDVSGLTTEQMLRKDQKTVSRQGTKVAISAIYMDLEAFLQRSGLIADLHAFCQAHSYDALVAMTIFFNTCNEPVRQLAVFCPHTALRVTVCGVLERSHSPSLKLTPAPSIHPNLQAYLQGNTQVSRKKLLPLLQEALSAYFDSTNIPSGQPETEGVSREQVDKELDRAGNSLIPGLSQDEEEPPLPPTPMNSLVDECPLDQGLPKFSAEVIFEKCSQISLSESTTASRSKK; encoded by the exons ACAACTGAGGCTGAAGAAGTCTTTGTGccagttttaaatataaaacgTTCTGAGCTACCTCTACGAGGTGACAATGTCTTCTTCCTTCAGAAGACTCACATTCCAGAGTCCCTCTTGATTTTCCGGGATGAGATTGACCTCCATGCATTGCAGCAGGCTGGCCAGCTCACCCTCATCCTTGTTGACCATCATGTCTTACCCAA AAGTGACGCAGCCTTAGAGGAGGCAGTAGCAGAGGTGCTAGACCATCGGCCCATCGATCAGAAACACTGCCCTCCCTGCCATGTTTCAGTTGAGCTGGTGGGGTCCTGCGCTACCCTGGTGGCCGAGAGAATCCTGCAGGGGGCACCAGAGATCTTGGACTGGCAAACTGCAGCCCTTCTTCATG GAACAATCATCCTGGACTGTGTGAACATGGACCCTAAAATTGGAAAGGCAACCCTAAAGGACAACCAATATGTGGAGAATCTAGAGGCCCTCTTCCCAAatctgcccaagagaaatgataTCTTTGATTCTCTGCAAAAGGCAAAGTTTGATGTATCAG GACTGACCACAGAGCAGATGCTGAGAAAGGACCAGAAGACCGTCTCCAGACAAGGCACCAAGGTGGCCATTAGTGCAATATATATGGATTTGGAG gCCTTTCTGCAGAGGTCTGGCCTCATTGCAGATCTCCATGCCTTCTGCCAGGCTCACAGCTATGATGCCCTGGTCGCCATGACTATCTTTTTCAACACTTGCAATGAGCCAGTGCGGCAGTTGGCAGTTTTCTGTCCCCACACAGCACTCCGAGTGACG GTCTGTGGAGTCCTAGAACGCTCCCACTCTCCGTCCCTGAAGCTGACCCCTGCCCCAAGCATCCACCCTAACCTCCAAGCGTATCTTCAAGGCAACACCCAGGTCTCTCGAAAGAAACTTCTGCCTCTGCTCCAGGAAGCCCTGTCAGCATATTTTGACTCCACAAACATCCCTTCAGGACAGCCTGAGACAGAGGGTGTGTCCAGGGAGCAGGTAGACAAGGAATTGGACAGGGCAGGTAACTCCCTGATTCCTGGACTGAGTCAAGATGAGGAGGAGCCTCCACTGCCCCCCACACCCATGAACAGCCTGGTGGATGAGTGCCCTCTGGATCAGGGGCTGCCGAAATTCTCAGCCGAGGTCATCTTTGAAAAATGTAGTCAGATCTCACTGTCAGAATCTACCACTGCCTCCCGGTCCAAGAAATGA